Proteins encoded by one window of Hypomesus transpacificus isolate Combined female unplaced genomic scaffold, fHypTra1 scaffold_107, whole genome shotgun sequence:
- the si:ch73-40i7.5 gene encoding amyloid-beta A4 precursor protein-binding family A member 3 — protein sequence MESDNCPAKEFCSSSSDAHSNLNCNGDSVVEGGHLAFNAASRVPNPEFEDLDSFNLIEPPPLDWRSDSSSEAGSVHEMDDPTFSPSSVTVDTPEGGSALPLDVSDAAVLPGVNQVELVKKLPEDSMEQSYGAREQVEEQDGDEKVEEAENFGDEEFEKVEERRPGDEDHTRIQVLLNRLQLIGESSLHDDSTLQNPSLVYAASSDLNLSDPSLTTGGGTLPVAPLQNQASGLLFSESHQRDLVGLLECTEIGAPQHLEAQAARGPRGDIDAVVSVSYSQEDGERFWDHYGNGQHRLRNDSMVSLPEDEDEVPEPVWMKLGEEPPEEAGAAEGSEQRAEDHPAYKDVPGPCDPEDLLDGVIFGANYLGSTQLKSEKNPSTNARMAQAQEAVDRIKAPEGESQPTTEVDLFISTQRIKVLSADTQEAMMDHSLQMISYIADIGNIVVLMARRKPAGRKERDASQAVNSSGPQKKCCMICHVFTSADAQVIAQAIGQAFGVAYQQFLQANGIKASELRPSEYSDYLGTQELYNGDLVHFSDSDNIREVPISKAPGEIMGLAVVESGWGSILPTVVVANLLHGGPAERSGALSIGDRIMSVNGTSLVGLPIATCQSIIRDLKNQDGVKLSIVHCPPVTMAIIKRPDPKFQLGFSVEDGIICSLMRGGIAERGGIRVGHRIIEINGQSVVATPHDKIINILTNAVGEIHLKTMPASTYRLLTGQEQPIFL from the exons ATGGAGTCCGATAACTGTCCCGCCAAAGAGTTCTGTTCCTCATCATCAGATGCCCATTCAAACCTCAACTGTAATGGAGATTCTGTCGTTGAGGGAGGTCACCTTGCCTTTAATGCTGCTTCTAGAGTTCCTAACCCAGAGTTTGAGGACTTGGACTCTTTTAACCTCATAGAGCCCCCTCCACTGGACTGGAGATCCGACTCATCCAGCGAAGCTGGGTCTGTCCACGAGATGGATGACcctaccttctctccctcctctgttacCGTGGATACGCCTGAAGGTGGGTCGGCACTGCCCCTGGATGTGAGTGATGCTGCTGTTCTACCAGGAGTCAACCAGGTGGAGCTGGTGAAGAAATTGCCAGAAGATAGCATGGAGCAAAGTTATGGCGCCAGAGAACAAGTGGAGGAACAAGATGGAGATGAGAAGGTGGAAGAGGCAGAGAACTTTGGCGATGAGGAATTTGagaaagtggaggagaggaggcccgGTGATGAAGACCACACTCGCATCCAAGTTCTCCTGAACCGACTCCAACTCATCGGAGAAAGCTCTCTCCATGACGATTCAACACTTCAAAACCCTTCGCTGGTATACGCTGCCTCTTCCGACTTGAACCTTTCTGACCCTTCTCTAACAACAGGTGGTGGCACACTGCCTGTAGCTCCATTACAAAACCAAGCCTCAGGGTTGCTGTTTTCAGAAAGCCACCAGCGAGACCTTGTAGGACTGCTGGAGTGTACAGAGATAGGGGCTCCTCAGCATCTAGAGGCCCAGGCTGCTAGAGGCCCAAGGGGGGACATAGATGCCGTCGTTTCAGTCTCCTACAGCCAGGAAGACGGCGAAAGGTTTTGGGATCACTACGGGAACGGCCAGCATCGCCTCAGAAATGACTCCATGGTTTCCTTAccagaggatgaggatgaagtCCCAGAACCAGTGTGGATGAAGCTGGGAGAGGAGCCTCCAGAAGAGGCAGGTGCAGCGGAGGGCAGTGAGCAG AGGGCAGAGGACCACCCGGCCTATAAAGATG TGCCTGGCCCTTGTGACCCTGAAGACTTGTTGGATGGGGTTATATTTGGAGCTAACTACCTGGGTTCCACTCAGCTGAAGTCTGAGAAGAACCCCTCCACCAACGCCCGCATGGCACAGGCCCAGGAGGCTGTGGACAGAATAAAA GCTCCAGAGGGGGAGTCCCAGCCAACGACAGAGGTGGACCTTTTCATCTCCACTCAACGCATTAAAGTGCTCAGTGCTGACACACAG GAGGCTATGATGGACCACTCTCTCCAGATGATCTCCTACATAGCAGACATCGGGAACATCGTCGTCCTGATGGCACGCAGGAAGCCGGCCGGCCGGAAAGAGCGAGACGCCAGCCAAGCGGTCAACTCCTCCGGCCCGCAGAAGAAATGCTGCATGATCTGCCACGTGTTCACCTCCGCTGAT GCCCAGGTTATAGCTCAGGCCATTGGACAGGCCTTCGGCGTAGCCTATCAGCAGTTCCTCCAAGCCAACGGGATCAAGGCCAGCGAACTGAGGCCCAGCGAGTACAGTGACTACCTGGGCACACAAGAGCTTTACAACGGAGACCTGGTGCACTTCTCTGACTCAGACAACATCAGAGAG GTACCCATCTCCAAGGCTCCGGGGGAGATCATGGGGCTGGCGGTGGTGGAGTCTGGCTGGGGCTCCATCCTGCCCACCGTGGTGGTGGCCAACCTGCTCCACGGGGGACCCGCCGAGCGCAGCGGGGCCCTCAGCATCGGAGACCGCATCATGTCCGTCAACGGGACCAGTCTGGTGGGCCTCCCCATAGCCACCTGCCAGAGCATCATCCGA GATTTAAAAAACCAAGATGGTGTAAAGCTCAGCATCGTCCACTGCCCTCCCGTCACCATGGCAATCATCAAGCGGCCTGACCCCAAGTTTCAGCTGGGTTTCAGTGTGGAGGATGGCATT ATATGCAGCCTGATGAGAGGAGGCATCGCTGAGAGAGGCGGCATCCGGGTTGGTCACCGCATCATAGAGATTAACGGCCAGAGTGTGGTGGCCACACCGCATGACAAGATCATAAACATACTGACTAATGCCGTCGGGGAG ATCCACTTGAAGACTATGCCTGCCTCGACGTACCGCCTCCTGACAGGACAAGAACAGCCCATATTTCTCTGA
- the si:ch73-40i7.2 gene encoding FYN-binding protein 1, translating to MEEAVDVKALRARFHAKAEISDSSRDSGSPKSPLPAFRTGGLLAEGGVTANGVARNKISSVVPSTPPGRDSPPVVPRFPRHTRNDAGGGSSPRPQLPQGVFPRLHASTAPPPHGVRTKALPPPFPPSEVAETASRVKLTGAMLQNKMLKHQGPSPAKPGPSVPPLLPSQKIRSEVAPLRRPLPPERARPMKPKRPPHVSLDQYQRNNRVPPTTPGRTGMRRTDGSSSSGSSSLSLSGLVSPTGPPRPPNKPSSLPRHHTPVFKEGDDEETYDDIDLPPPPPPHMRSFDKSDSWKDSGSSQFEVESDDSEVYDTIDEEQGAKSSSSNRKTEREMKRLKEQELKNQEKIHKKEKEYKKKFKLSDEVNVIHTATVRHDWHGDKHDLSVQQGELIDIIRIENNPVGMWLGRTKTGNYGYISIACVNLDYEEVKRKYRNSRQLNPLSLPPPPPDPPQDDDIYYDVDSSDHRNSMNETDDDYDDVEQMFKEFPPPPLEISLDPKSEKELKTKFKLNGPIKVLHTMMVDSNANIKKPGGKDLAVVQGDILEVIQITDKKKALCRNSHGKFGYVPRAFLLQMEGDVYDDVDNINDIYDNDHVR from the exons ATG GAGGAGGCTGTAGATGTGAAAGCGCTTAGGGCCAGGTTTCACGCCAAGGCTGAGATCAGTGACAGCAGTAGAGACAGTGGCTCTCCAAAATCTCCTCTGCCAGCATTCAGGACCGGCGGTCTTTTGGCCGAGGGTGGCGTTACTGCAAACGGGGTGGCCAGAAACAAAATTTCGTCTGTGGTTCCTTCAACTCCTCCTGGACGAGACTCCCCCCCAGTTGTCCCAAGGTTCCCCAGGCACACGAGGAACGACGCAGGGGGCGGTTCCTCCCCGAGGCCCCAGCTGCCTCAGGGAGTCTTCCCtcgcctccacgcctccacggCTCCACCACCTCATGGTGTAAGGACAAAGGCACTTCCGCCGCCATTTCCGCCTTCCGAAGTCGCAGAGACGGCAAGCAGGGTAAAGCTCACTGGAGCAATGCTGCAGAACAAGATGCTGAAGCACCAGGGGCCATCGCCAGCCAAGCCAGGCCCCAGCGTCCCCCCACTGTTGCCCAGCCAGAAGATCCGGTCGGAGGTGGCCCCCCTTAGGAGGCCCTTGCCTCCAGAGAGAGCCAGGCCCATGAAACCCAAGCGCCCCCCCCATGTCAGCCTGGATCAATACCAGAGAAATAACAGGGTTCCACCTACCACACCGGGACGCACAGGGATGAGGAGGACTGATG GTTCTTCCTCCTCAGGCAGCAGTAGCTTATCCCTGTCTGGATTGGTCAGTCCTACTGGGCCTCCCAGACCCCCCAACAAACCCAGCAGCCTTCCACGCCACCACACCCCTGT ATTTAAGGAAGGAGACGATGAAGAAACATATGATGACATTGACctgccacctccacctccacctcataTGAGAAGCTTTGATAAAAGTG ACTCTTGGAAAGACAGTGGTTCTTCACAATTTGAGGTG GAAAGTGATGACAGTGAGGTCTATGACACTATCGATGAGGA GCAGGGTGCAAAATCCAGCAGTTCAAACAGgaagactgaaagagagatgaaGCGACTTAAAGAACAGGAATtgaaaaatcaggaaaaaattcataaaaaggaaaaggaatacaaaaaaaaattcaaG CTGTCAGATGAAGTGAATGTTATTCACACTGCCACGGTCCGACATGACTGGCATGGTGACAAACATGATCTAAGTGTCCAACAAGGAGAGCTCATTGACATCATAAGGATTGAGAATAATCCTGTTGGCATGTGGTTAGGCCGCACAAAGACTGGCAACT ATGGCTACATTAGTATAGCATGTGTGAATTTGGACTATGAGGAAGTCAAACGTAAATACCGCAATTCCCGACAACTTAACCCCTTGTcgctgccaccaccaccacctgacCCTCCGCAGGATGATGATATCTATTATGATGTGGACTCCTCAGATCATAGGAACAG TATGAACGAGACTGATG ATGACTATGATGACGTCGAACAAATGTTCAAGGAgtttccacctccccctcttgaAATAAG CCTTGATCCTAAATCCGAGAAGGAGTTGAAGACAAAGTTTAAG CTTAATGGACCTATAAAGGTGCTGCACACCATGATGGTTGATTCGAATGCCAACATTAAGAAACCAGGAGGGAAGGATTTAGCTGTGGTTCAGGGAGACATCCTGGAAGTTATTCAGATCACTGACAAGAAGAAAGCCCTCTGTCGAAACAGCCATGGGAAAT TTGGATATGTGCCTAGAGCTTTTCTTCTTCAGAT GGAAGGGGATGTATATGACGATGTTGACAACATTAATG ATATATATGACAATGACCATGTGCGCTGA
- the LOC124487935 gene encoding disabled homolog 2-like: MESDQDATKTAVSCPKDQGPVKTWLSSNRRGGVNPKTVIDVASRFQGDGVRFKAKLIGVDPVLEPQGEKMCLDSMMKMKGQEVAGRSQGKHKQRVWLKVSTAGLKIVDERTGVVEHDHECGRISSLRKDESDPRALSYVYHSDGSYKLFYIKMANLADPVLTDITEVCQSLDEVAENNEVSQATDTGSLLLLDEDATSPTKGLDDLDIFNLGPSSPTGQPTQMSSRDELMDIFSLRLEDPPATSENSDMNLPRSPQQTPSLSQTLYTHPIGGSPYTSPTSIPWGQQGPFSTPPSMAWGAQAPGQWSTQPGVAAWPPGGMIPHGGAQMQGYGLGVMNSQPGGQWGQSTVSFPPAAINYIPFDGEGVQQPVSPTTINKPPLG, from the exons ATGGAGTCCGACCAAGATGCCACTAAGACGGCTGTGAGCTGTCCCAAGGACCAAGGACCTGTCAAGACATGGCTCTCTTCCAACAGAAGAG GGGGGGTCAATCCGAAGACAGTCATAGACGTTGCCTCACGTTTCCAAGGAGACGGGGTTCGTTTTAAGGCCAAGCTTATTGGCGTAGATCCGGTTCTAGAACCTCAGGGGGAGAAGATGTGTCTGGACTCCATGATGAAAATGAAG ggCCAGGAGGTGGCAGGCAGGAGTCAGGGTAAACACAAGCAGAGGGTTTGGCTAAAGGTCTCCACTGCTGGCCTGAAAATTGTAGATGAAAGGACAGGG GTTGTGGAGCACGATCACGAGTGTGGGAGGATCAGCTCCTTGAGGAAGGACGAGTCAGATCCAAGAGCTCTCTCCTACGTCTACCACAGTGATGGATCCTACAAACTCTTCTACATCAAGATGGCTAACCTG GCTGACCCTGTCCTTACTGACATCACAGAAGTGTGTCAAAGTCTGGATGAAGTGGCAGAAAATAACGAAGTATCACAAGCAACTGAT ACTGGTTCCTTGCTACTACTTGATGAAGATGCAACCAGTCCAACaaag GGCCTGGATGATCTGGACATCTTCAACCTCGGGCCTAGCTCTCCAACAGGTCAACCAACGCAG ATGTCCTCCAGGGATGAGCTGATGGATATCTTCTCCTTACGTCTGGAGGACCCACCAGCTACCAGTGAAAACTCAGATATGAACCTACCAA GATCTCCACAACAAACCCCATCACTATCTCAGACCCTCTACACCCATCCAATAGGGGGCTCTCCCTATACATCACCAACCTCCATCCCTTGGGGCCAGCAAGGGCCCTTCTCGACCCCTCCAAGCATGGCTTGGGGAGCTCAAGCCCCAGGCCAGTGGTCCACCCAGCCTGGTGTGGCAGCATGGCCACCAGGTGGCATGATACCTCATGGGGGAGCTCAGATGCAGGGCTATGGACTGGGAGTGATGAACTCTCAGCCGGGAGGTCAGTGGGGTCAGTCTACAGTGAGCTTTCCCCCAGCTGCTATCAACTACATCCCTTTCGATGGAGAAGGAGTACAgcagcctgtctctcctacaACCATTAACAAACCTCCACTGGGGTGA
- the pex11g gene encoding peroxisomal membrane protein 11C, which yields MQESLESLVNVLESYRGRDKVIRTICYGSQLVGGVLTQKTEGSAQLGKSLLLFSAQLSQCRTVLRLFDDLSMLAYSHRYGLGAGEEDPGLRWMSVLNNLADQLYYPCEHIAWAADTELIKVKSDKWWLFSTVLWGTSLLLGILRSVRVIMLLKKKLRKCERAREVDRSEGSVPSPSQLRRKMRAEVLCVLSSMADLSNAIHWMPPGFLWAGSFPNWLVGLMGTTSSLIGLIQMSDGSA from the exons ATGCAAGAGTCTTTGGAATCGCTTGTGAATGTTCTAGAGTCGTACCGAGGAAGAGACAAAGTG ATAAGGACAATATGCTATGGGTCTCAGTTGGTCGGTGGAGTCCTAACTCAGAAGACAGAGGGATCTGCGCAACTTGGAAAGAGTCTGCTACTGTTCTCAGCCCAGTTAAGTCAGTGCAGAACTGTTCTCCGACTCTTCGATGACCTCTCCATGCTGGCTTACTCCCATCGCTATGGTTTAGGAGCTGGG GAAGAAGACCCTGGTCTACGCTGGATGTCTGTGCTGAACAATCTTGCTGACCAGCTTTACTACCCCTGCGAACACATCGCATGGGCCGCAGACACGGAGCTCATTAAGGTCAAGTCTGATAAGTGGTGGCTGTTCAGCACAGTGCTATGGGGCACGTCTCTGCTTCTGGGAATACTCAG GTCTGTAAGAGTCATTATGCTCCTGAAGAAAAAGCTCAGAAAATGCGAGAGGGCCAGAGAAGTCGACCGCAG TGAGGGCAGTGTCCCCAGCCCATCTCAGCTTCGGAGGAAGATGAGAGCGGAAGTCCTCTGTGTCCTGAGCAGCATGGCTGATCTAAGCAACGCCATTCATTGGATGCCCCCTGGATTCCTTTGGGCTGGAAGCTTTCCTAATTGGCTGGTGGGACTGATGGGCACCACCTCCTCTTTGATAGGTCTCATCCAGATGAGTGATGGCAGTGCCTAG